In Trichoplusia ni isolate ovarian cell line Hi5 chromosome 7, tn1, whole genome shotgun sequence, a single genomic region encodes these proteins:
- the LOC113495941 gene encoding glucose dehydrogenase [FAD, quinone]-like, translated as MSAAAATLGTIQTVQTALTVLHTLALTAWHFPSDCPISNDSSYDFIIIGGGTAGSVLANRLSANENIKVLLLETGGYAPLESELPGLFPLLPNTVYDFNFTSVNDKYTAQNLQNGQIELTQGKMLGGSAANHHMIHVQGDPHDYDQWAKILDDDTWSYKNVQPYLKRQENLTDPGLLDSKYSQLHGTNGFLKVARDEQLANINYLEAFKELGHKIVEDVSSETSSLGFNEPLLYVADGIRQTGAVGYLGAAQARKNLCVALFSTATKILIKDGVAVGVQVLTSDGKTSKLYAKKEVIVSAGAINSPKLLMLSGIGPKTHLESLGIKVVADLPVGQNFMDHPSAVVVYQMEANTDPLPAANPHDFPVPITTGYVALDSKQLYPDYQVINLVFPHDATALLQLCANVFKYTNEVCDKFFAATSGRSTLFVVYNLMTPKSRGEIKLASANPTDQPLIYTGTFTNKDDLDLMARGLENFNRVLNTTYFKSVDASLVDVGICSGLSDLKFWECYALEMSATMWHYAGTCSMGSVLDTQLRVKGVENLRVVDSSAMPMQVSGNINAAVGMIAERASDFILDTWNISH; from the exons ATGTCCGCTGCAGCTGCGACTCTGGGTACGATTCAAACCGTGCAAACGGCGTTGACTGTATTACATACATTGGCACTCACCGCCTGGCACTTCCCATCAGACTGCCCTATCAGCA aTGATAGCTCGTACGACTTTATTATCATTGGGGGTGGCACAGCGGGCTCGGTTCTAGCCAATAGACTATCAGCtaatgaaaacattaaagttttaCTACTTGAAACAGGCGGATATGCTCCATTGGAATCAGAG TTACCAGGCCTGTTTCCACTACTACCCAACACAGTATACGACTTCAATTTCACATCAGTGAATGATAAGTACACTGCGCAGAATCTTCAGAATGGTCAAATCGAATTGACACAAGGCAAAATGTTAGGAGGTAGTGCAGCTAATCACCACATGATACACGTGCAAGGAGACCCCCATGACTACGACCAGTGGGCAAAGATCTTGGACGATGACACTTGGAGTTACAAAAACGTTCAACCTTATTTAAAGAGACAAGAAAATTTAACTGACCCAGGTCTGCTCGATTCTAAGTATTCACAACTTCATGGTACTAATGGCTTTTTAAAAGTAGCAAGAGATGAGCAATTGGCTAATATTAACTATTTAGAAGCTTTCAAAGAACTTGGACATAAAATTGTCGAGGACGTATCTTCAGAGACGTCATCTCTTGGCTTTAATGAGCCTTTACTTTATGTAGCTGATGGTATTCGTCAGACCGGAGCAGTTGGCTATCTTGGAGCAGCCCAGGCACGAAAGAACCTATGTGTCGCATTGTTTTCTACTGCTACAAAGATACTGATCAAAGATGGTGTTGCGGTTGGGGTACAAGTTCTTACGTCTGACGGCAAAACTAGCAAGTTGTATGCAAAGAAAGAAGTAATTGTGTCTGCCGGCGCTATCAATAGCCCAAAGCTGCTGATGTTGTCCGGCATCGGGCCCAAGACACACCTTGAGTCATTAGGTATCAAAGTCGTAGCAGATTTGCCTGTTGGACAAAACTTCATGGACCATCCATCTGCTGTAGTCGTATATCAAATGGAAGCCAACACTGATCCTTTGCCTGCTGCAAATCCTCATGATTTTCCAGTACCCATTACAACTGGTTACGTAGCGCTCGACTCAAAACAACTTTATCCAGACTATCAAGTAATCAACTTAGTATTTCCCCACGACGCTACTGCCCTGTTGCAACTTTGTGCCAACGTTTTCAAATATACTAACGAAGTATGTGACAAATTCTTTGCTGCGACTAGTGGCAGATCAACACTTTTTGTGGTGTACAATCTGATGACGCCCAAGTCTCGTGGTGAGATAAAACTTGCGAGTGCAAATCCTACCGATCAACCACTTATTTATACTGGAACCTTCACGAACAAGGATGATTTGGACCTGATGGCCAGAGGTTTGGAAAACTTCAATAGGGTGCTTAATACAACATACTTTAAGAGCGTGGATGCGTCACTCGTCGACGTGGGAATTTGTTCTGGTTTATCGGATTTGAAATTCTGGGAGTGTTATGCATTGGAAATGTCTGCTACAATGTGGCACTATGCGGGAACTTGCTCTATGGGTTCAGTACTAGATACTCAACTGCGCGTTAAAGGAGTGGAGAATCTAAGGGTTGTAGACTCAAGTGCGATGCCGATGCAGGTGAGCGGTAATATTAATGCCGCAGTGGGTATGATCGCAGAAAGAGCGTCGGACTTCATTCTTGACACCTGGAACATATCGcactaa
- the LOC113495920 gene encoding glucose dehydrogenase [FAD, quinone]-like, giving the protein MSAAASALGTMQTVQTALTVVHTLALTAWRIPSDCPISNGSSYDFIVIGGGTAGSVLANRLSADENINVLLLEAGGYAPLESELPGLFPLLPSTAYDFNFTSVNDHYTGQNLQNGQVELTQGKMLGGSAANHHMIHVQGDPHDYDQWAKILDDDTWSYKNVQPYLRRQENLTDPGLLDSEYADLHGTDGYLKIARDEQSANIKYLEAYEELGHNIVEDTSSEISSLGFTQPLLNVVDGIRQTGAVGYLGAAQTRKNLCVALSTTATKILIKDGVAVGVQVLTSYGKTSKLYAKKEVIVSAGAINSPKLLMLSGIGPKTHLESLGIEVVADLPVGQNFMDHPSAVVVYQMEANSDPLPAVNPHVFPVPITTGYVALDPKQPYPDYQVINLVFPHDAAALLQLCTNVFKYTHEVCDKFFAATSGRSTLFVVNNLMMPKSRGEIKLASADPSAQPLIYTGTYTNKDDLDLMARSLEDFDRVLNTTYFKSVGASRVDLGICSDLSGLEFWECYALEMSATMWHYAGTCSMGSVLDTRLRVKGLQNLRVVDSSAMPTEVSGNINAAVGMIAERASDFILDTWNILH; this is encoded by the exons ATGTCTGCGGCGGCTTCAGCTCTGGGTACAATGCAAACCGTGCAAACGGCGTTGACTGTTGTGCATACATTGGCACTTACCGCCTGGCGCATCCCATCAGACTGTCCTATAAGCA ATGGCAGCTCGTACGACTTTATTGTCATTGGAGGTGGTACTGCAGGGTCTGTTCTTGCAAACAGACTGTCAGCTgacgaaaatattaatgttttgctACTTGAAGCAGGCGGCTATGCACCATTGGAATCTGAG CTACCAGGCCTGTTTCCGCTATTACCCAGCACGGCTTACGACTTTAATTTCACATCAGTGAATGACCACTACACTGGGCAAAACCTTCAGAATGGTCAAGTCGAACTGACACAAGGCAAAATGTTAGGAGGTAGTGCAGCTAATCACCATATGATACACGTGCAAGGAGACCCTCATGACTACGACCAGTGGGCAAAGATCTTGGACGATGACACTTGGAGTTACAAAAATGTTCAACCTTATTTAAGAAGACAAGAAAATTTGACCGATCCAGGTCTGCTCGATTCTGAGTATGCAGACCTGCATGGTACTGACGGTTATTTGAAAATAGCAAGAGATGAACAATCAGCTAACATTAAGTATTTAGAAGCTTACGAAGAACTCGGACATAACATTGTAGAAGACACATCTTCGGAGATTTCATCCCTTGGTTTTACCCAGCCTCTACTCAACGTTGTTGATGGTATCCGACAGACTGGAGCGGTCGGTTATCTTGGAGCAGCCCAGACTCGAAAGAACCTATGCGTTGCATTGTCTACTACGGCAACAAAGATACTGATCAAAGATGGTGTTGCGGTTGGGGTACAAGTTCTTACGTCTTACGGCAAAACTAGCAAGTTGTATGCAAAGAAAGAAGTAATTGTGTCTGCCGGCGCTATCAATAGCCCAAAGCTGCTGATGTTGTCCGGCATCGGGCCTAAGACACACCTTGAGTCATTAGGTATCGAAGTCGTAGCAGATTTGCCTGTTGGACAAAACTTCATGGACCACCCATCTGCTGTAGTCGTATATCAAATGGAAGCCAACTCTGATCCTTTACCTGCTGTAAACCCTCACGTGTTTCCAGTACCCATTACAACTGGTTACGTAGCGCTCGATCCAAAACAGCCGTACCCAGACTACCAGGTAATCAACTTAGTATTTCCGCACGACGCTGCTGCTCTGTTGCAACTTTGtacaaatgtttttaagtataCTCATGAAGTGTGTGACAAATTCTTTGCCGCGACCAGTGGCAGATCAACACTCTTTGTGGTGAACAATCTCATGATGCCAAAGTCCCGTGGTGAGATAAAACTTGCGAGTGCAGACCCTTCTGCTCAACCACTTATTTATACAGGCACATATACAAACAAAGACGACTTGGACCTGATGGCAAGAAGTTTGGAAGATTTTGACAGGGTGTTAAACACAACGTACTTTAAGAGCGTAGGAGCTTCACGAGTCGACTTAGGAATTTGTTCTGATTTATCTGGATTGGAATTCTGGGAGTGTTATGCATTGGAAATGTCTGCTACAATGTGGCACTATGCGGGAACTTGCTCTATGGGTTCAGTACTAGACACTCGGTTGCGCGTTAAAGGATTGCAGAATCTAAGAGTGGTAGACTCCAGCGCGATGCCAACTGAAGTGAGTGGCAATATCAATGCTGCAGTAGGTATGATCGCAGAACGAGCGTCGGACTTCATTCTTGATACCTGGAATATTTTACACTAA